In Candidatus Nitronauta litoralis, one DNA window encodes the following:
- a CDS encoding DUF1566 domain-containing protein, with amino-acid sequence MSQDERFIDNGNGTITDKKQNLMWKKTDSFQDTKKWKNWFTGHEYMQIVNLERFAGHEDWRFPWEFEAFNLLDLEKSNTDKYGDSIYIDPIFEPGSAGVTWTEDTKDSSALIIQYEDGMKVWPSQYANLNMAVRLVRDLS; translated from the coding sequence ATGAGCCAGGATGAACGATTTATTGACAACGGAAACGGCACCATAACTGACAAGAAGCAAAACCTGATGTGGAAAAAAACAGATTCTTTCCAGGACACAAAAAAATGGAAGAACTGGTTTACCGGTCATGAATATATGCAAATCGTAAACCTGGAACGATTTGCCGGACATGAGGACTGGCGGTTTCCCTGGGAGTTTGAGGCCTTTAACCTTCTTGATCTTGAGAAAAGCAATACTGATAAATATGGTGACTCTATTTATATCGACCCCATTTTCGAGCCCGGTAGTGCAGGGGTGACCTGGACAGAAGATACGAAAGATTCATCCGCCCTCATCATCCAGTATGAAGATGGCATGAAAGTCTGGCCCTCCCAGTATGCCAACCTGAACATGGCTGTCCGTCTTGTTCGAGACCTGTCTTAA
- a CDS encoding aldehyde dehydrogenase family protein, giving the protein MTQKHPFMIGRSWENADHTIPVTNPYTQQVFAEVSLANPSTIDRAIALAGDAFETTRRLPSHKRASICSQIAKGIKKRQEEFAETITIESGKPLLYSRGEVARSISTFNLAAEEATRIPGEMLNLDITEAAQGKTGIVKRFPLGPVSGISPFNFPLNLVAHKVAPALAVGNPIVLKPSSLTPLTALLLGRVIAETDAPEGSISILPCRSSDATALVEDDRLQMVTFTGSPPVGWDIKSRAGRKRVTLELGGNAGVIIEPDADLETTAKRVCFGAFAYSGQVCISVQRTFVHESIIDSFKDKLLNEVSTLKRGDTLLDTTTIGPLIDLENAKRIEQWIDEAVSGGAKLLTGGKRDGTFVEPAVLTQVNPKYQAVCQEAFGPLMILEPYGDFQDALRSVNDSAFGLQAGVFTNQLDKAFNAFNELEVGGVVLNDVPTFRVDNMPYGGVKDSGMGREGIKYTIEEMTEIKLLVMDQYLGNDL; this is encoded by the coding sequence ATGACGCAAAAACATCCCTTTATGATTGGAAGGTCCTGGGAAAATGCAGACCACACCATCCCGGTAACCAATCCCTACACACAACAGGTATTCGCAGAAGTGAGCCTGGCCAACCCATCTACGATTGACCGAGCTATTGCGCTTGCAGGGGATGCCTTCGAAACCACTCGACGGTTGCCCTCTCATAAGCGAGCCAGCATATGCTCTCAAATTGCCAAAGGGATAAAGAAACGACAGGAAGAGTTTGCCGAAACCATAACCATTGAATCCGGAAAACCCTTACTGTATTCGCGAGGTGAAGTCGCCCGATCCATTTCAACATTTAATCTTGCTGCTGAAGAAGCGACCCGTATTCCAGGGGAAATGCTTAACCTGGATATCACCGAAGCCGCGCAGGGAAAAACAGGAATCGTAAAGCGTTTTCCTCTTGGGCCTGTTTCCGGTATTTCTCCTTTCAACTTTCCCCTGAATCTGGTGGCTCACAAAGTTGCCCCCGCTTTAGCGGTTGGCAATCCCATTGTGTTAAAACCTTCTTCGCTGACACCCCTCACCGCTTTGCTATTGGGAAGGGTGATTGCCGAAACGGATGCTCCAGAAGGATCAATCAGTATTTTACCCTGTCGATCATCCGATGCCACGGCACTAGTTGAAGATGACCGGCTCCAAATGGTGACATTTACAGGCAGCCCTCCAGTCGGGTGGGATATCAAATCGCGAGCCGGAAGGAAACGCGTCACACTGGAGCTTGGTGGCAACGCCGGTGTGATCATCGAACCGGATGCTGATCTGGAAACTACAGCCAAACGCGTATGCTTCGGAGCCTTTGCCTATTCTGGTCAGGTTTGCATTTCCGTCCAACGCACCTTTGTACATGAATCAATTATTGATTCTTTTAAAGATAAACTTCTGAATGAAGTTTCAACTCTGAAACGAGGGGATACTTTGCTGGACACGACCACCATCGGCCCTCTCATTGATCTCGAAAATGCGAAACGAATTGAACAATGGATTGACGAAGCGGTCAGTGGCGGTGCCAAGCTTCTCACTGGCGGAAAACGCGATGGTACTTTTGTAGAGCCTGCTGTATTGACTCAGGTCAATCCAAAATACCAGGCTGTCTGCCAGGAAGCTTTTGGCCCCCTGATGATTCTTGAACCGTATGGGGATTTTCAAGACGCATTGCGTTCAGTCAATGATTCGGCGTTTGGTCTGCAGGCAGGTGTCTTCACTAACCAACTGGACAAGGCTTTCAATGCTTTTAACGAACTCGAAGTCGGAGGGGTTGTGCTAAATGATGTTCCCACATTTCGTGTCGACAACATGCCCTATGGAGGTGTCAAAGATTCGGGAATGGGTCGCGAAGGCATCAAGTACACCATTGAAGAAATGACTGAAATCAAACTACTGGTCATGGACCAATACCTGGGGAACGACTTATAA